From one Motacilla alba alba isolate MOTALB_02 chromosome 8, Motacilla_alba_V1.0_pri, whole genome shotgun sequence genomic stretch:
- the LOC119704147 gene encoding endochitinase A-like isoform X1: MEGTRRALLRLAAACCLLCALPAEGQKTAEASVSPSPFPSTALTLYRPREASDFSPVTAAIAQPSLEKNLTAATLSATGAHAAEVEDAFIPTTPMAGSKAERLQASPTASPGDITVTHPEHDNMSLSVNSSTEIPSPTSTASTLGENQPSHEATEPFSTTEELDDAISATPTPPLSAGPATTNSSQSGLFDGQTLRPTAARSETKPGTSPVGATEESTVEPRTSSAPISIVRSTSFAAASSTVTVTPLVSSSTSASTAAIPTSTPTVAQSLEPRQEKTSVLDVGDDDNSELPSLAGKARADPLVITVISVFIVMVGILGLVGFLRYRQRSNRMEFRRLQDLPMDDMMEDTPLSLYSY; encoded by the exons CAGAGGGTCAGAAGACAGCAGAGGCCTCGGTGTCACCATCACCTTTTCCTAGCACAGCGCTAACCTTGTATCGGCCAAGGGAAGCCTCTGACTTCAGTCCAGTGACTGCTGCCATTGCTCAGCCAAGCCTGGAGAAAAACCTGACTGCTGCAACACTCAGTGCCACGGGAGCCCATGCTGCAGAGGTGGAGGATGCCTTCATCCCCACCACCCCCATGGCAGGCTCCAAGGCAGAGAGACTGCAGGCTTCTCCCACTGCCAGTCCTGGGGACATCACAGTTACACATCCTGAGCATGACAACATGAGCTTGTCAgtcaacagcagcactgaaatccCCTCCCCTACCTCGACTGCCAGCACTCTGGGAGAAAACCAGCCCAGCCATGAAGCCACAGAGCCTTTCAGCACAACTGAAGAATTGGATGATGCCATCAGTGCAACCCCCACGCCTCCTCTGAGCGCTGGGCCGG CAACAACTAACAGCTCTCAGTCAGGGCTTTTTGATGGGCAGACCCTGAGGCCCACAGCAGCAAGGTCTGAAACAAAGCCAGGAACGAGCCCTGTGGGTGCCACAGAGGAGAGCACTGTGGAGCCCAGAACTTCCTCTGCTCCCATCTCCATTGTACGGAGCACgtcctttgctgctgcctccagtACCGTGACGGTGACACCTCTCGTGAGCAGCTCCAcgtctgccagcacagctgccatcCCCACCAGCACGCCCACAGTGGCACAGTCACTGGAGCCCAGGCAAGAGAAGACTTCTGTGTTGGATGTTGGTGATGATGACAATTCAG AGCTACCCAGTCTGGCTGGCAAAGCGAGGGCTGACCCCTTGGTAATCACTGTGATCTCCGTCTTCATTGTCATGGTGGGCATCCTGGGCCTGGTGGGCTTCCTGCGATACCGCCAGCGCAGCAACCGCATGGAGTTCCGGCGCCTGCAGGACCTGCCCATG GATGACATGATGGAGGACACCCCTCTCTCCCTCTACAGCTACTAG
- the LOC119704147 gene encoding endochitinase A-like isoform X3, which yields MEGTRRALLRLAAACCLLCALPAEGQKTAEASVSPSPFPSTALTLYRPREASDFSPVTAAIAQPSLEKNLTAATLSATGAHAAEVEDAFIPTTPMAGSKAERLQASPTASPGDITVTHPEHDNMSLSVNSSTEIPSPTSTASTLGENQPSHEATEPFSTTEELDDAISATPTPPLSAGPATTNSSQSGLFDGQTLRPTAARSETKPGTSPVGATEESTVEPRTSSAPISIVRSTSFAAASSTVTVTPLVSSSTSASTAAIPTSTPTVAQSLEPRQEKTSVLDVGDDDNSELPSLAGKARADPLVITVISVFIVMVGILGLVGFLRYRQRSNRMEFRRLQDLPMVPLLPSKV from the exons CAGAGGGTCAGAAGACAGCAGAGGCCTCGGTGTCACCATCACCTTTTCCTAGCACAGCGCTAACCTTGTATCGGCCAAGGGAAGCCTCTGACTTCAGTCCAGTGACTGCTGCCATTGCTCAGCCAAGCCTGGAGAAAAACCTGACTGCTGCAACACTCAGTGCCACGGGAGCCCATGCTGCAGAGGTGGAGGATGCCTTCATCCCCACCACCCCCATGGCAGGCTCCAAGGCAGAGAGACTGCAGGCTTCTCCCACTGCCAGTCCTGGGGACATCACAGTTACACATCCTGAGCATGACAACATGAGCTTGTCAgtcaacagcagcactgaaatccCCTCCCCTACCTCGACTGCCAGCACTCTGGGAGAAAACCAGCCCAGCCATGAAGCCACAGAGCCTTTCAGCACAACTGAAGAATTGGATGATGCCATCAGTGCAACCCCCACGCCTCCTCTGAGCGCTGGGCCGG CAACAACTAACAGCTCTCAGTCAGGGCTTTTTGATGGGCAGACCCTGAGGCCCACAGCAGCAAGGTCTGAAACAAAGCCAGGAACGAGCCCTGTGGGTGCCACAGAGGAGAGCACTGTGGAGCCCAGAACTTCCTCTGCTCCCATCTCCATTGTACGGAGCACgtcctttgctgctgcctccagtACCGTGACGGTGACACCTCTCGTGAGCAGCTCCAcgtctgccagcacagctgccatcCCCACCAGCACGCCCACAGTGGCACAGTCACTGGAGCCCAGGCAAGAGAAGACTTCTGTGTTGGATGTTGGTGATGATGACAATTCAG AGCTACCCAGTCTGGCTGGCAAAGCGAGGGCTGACCCCTTGGTAATCACTGTGATCTCCGTCTTCATTGTCATGGTGGGCATCCTGGGCCTGGTGGGCTTCCTGCGATACCGCCAGCGCAGCAACCGCATGGAGTTCCGGCGCCTGCAGGACCTGCCCATG GTCCCTCTCCTTCCATCCAAGGTTTGA
- the LOC119704147 gene encoding endochitinase A-like isoform X2, whose amino-acid sequence MEGTRRALLRLAAACCLLCALPEGQKTAEASVSPSPFPSTALTLYRPREASDFSPVTAAIAQPSLEKNLTAATLSATGAHAAEVEDAFIPTTPMAGSKAERLQASPTASPGDITVTHPEHDNMSLSVNSSTEIPSPTSTASTLGENQPSHEATEPFSTTEELDDAISATPTPPLSAGPATTNSSQSGLFDGQTLRPTAARSETKPGTSPVGATEESTVEPRTSSAPISIVRSTSFAAASSTVTVTPLVSSSTSASTAAIPTSTPTVAQSLEPRQEKTSVLDVGDDDNSELPSLAGKARADPLVITVISVFIVMVGILGLVGFLRYRQRSNRMEFRRLQDLPMDDMMEDTPLSLYSY is encoded by the exons AGGGTCAGAAGACAGCAGAGGCCTCGGTGTCACCATCACCTTTTCCTAGCACAGCGCTAACCTTGTATCGGCCAAGGGAAGCCTCTGACTTCAGTCCAGTGACTGCTGCCATTGCTCAGCCAAGCCTGGAGAAAAACCTGACTGCTGCAACACTCAGTGCCACGGGAGCCCATGCTGCAGAGGTGGAGGATGCCTTCATCCCCACCACCCCCATGGCAGGCTCCAAGGCAGAGAGACTGCAGGCTTCTCCCACTGCCAGTCCTGGGGACATCACAGTTACACATCCTGAGCATGACAACATGAGCTTGTCAgtcaacagcagcactgaaatccCCTCCCCTACCTCGACTGCCAGCACTCTGGGAGAAAACCAGCCCAGCCATGAAGCCACAGAGCCTTTCAGCACAACTGAAGAATTGGATGATGCCATCAGTGCAACCCCCACGCCTCCTCTGAGCGCTGGGCCGG CAACAACTAACAGCTCTCAGTCAGGGCTTTTTGATGGGCAGACCCTGAGGCCCACAGCAGCAAGGTCTGAAACAAAGCCAGGAACGAGCCCTGTGGGTGCCACAGAGGAGAGCACTGTGGAGCCCAGAACTTCCTCTGCTCCCATCTCCATTGTACGGAGCACgtcctttgctgctgcctccagtACCGTGACGGTGACACCTCTCGTGAGCAGCTCCAcgtctgccagcacagctgccatcCCCACCAGCACGCCCACAGTGGCACAGTCACTGGAGCCCAGGCAAGAGAAGACTTCTGTGTTGGATGTTGGTGATGATGACAATTCAG AGCTACCCAGTCTGGCTGGCAAAGCGAGGGCTGACCCCTTGGTAATCACTGTGATCTCCGTCTTCATTGTCATGGTGGGCATCCTGGGCCTGGTGGGCTTCCTGCGATACCGCCAGCGCAGCAACCGCATGGAGTTCCGGCGCCTGCAGGACCTGCCCATG GATGACATGATGGAGGACACCCCTCTCTCCCTCTACAGCTACTAG